tcaaaccttctccaacctatctcctgattctgcctcctcaaccctcctctcctccctttctgcatcctttgactctctatgtcccctatactccgggccggctcggtcctcccctcccgctccgtggctcgacgactcattgcgagctcacagaacagggctccgggcagccgagcggaaatggaggaaaacttgcctccctgcggacctggcatcctttcactccctcctctctacattttcctcctctgtctctgctgctaaagccactttctaccactctaaattccaagcatctgcctctaaccctaggaagctctttgccaccttctcctccctcctgaatgctcctccccctccccccccctcctccctctctgcagatgacttcgtcaaccattttgaaaagaaggtcgacgacatccgatcctcgtttgctaagtcaaacgacactgctggttctgctcacactgccctaccctgtgctctgacctctttctcccctctctctccagatgaaatctcgcgtcttgtgacggccggccgcccaacaacctgcccgcttgaccctatcccctcctctcttctccagaccatttccggagaccttctcccttacctcacctcgctcatcaactcatccctgaccgctggctacgtcccttccgtcttcaagagagcgagagttgcaccccttctgaaaacctacactcgatccctccgatgtcaacaactacagaccagtatcccttctttcttttctctccaaaactcttgaacgtgccgtccttggccagctctcccgctatctctctcagaatgaccttcttgatccaaatcagtcaggtttcaagactagtcattcaactgagactgctcttctctgtatcacggaggcgctccgcactgctaaagctaactctctctcctctgctctcatccttctagacctatcggctgctttcgatactgtgaaccatcagatcctcctctccaccctctccgagttgggcatctccggcgcggcccacgcttggattgcgtcctacctgacaggtcgctcctaccaggtggcgtggcgagaatctgtctcctcaccacgcgctctcaccactggtgtcccccagggctctgttctaggccctctcctattctcgctatacaccaagtcacttggctctgtcataaactcacatggtctctcctatcattgctatgcagacgacacacaattaatcttctcctttcccccttctgatgaccaggtggcgaatcgcatctctgcatgtctggcagacatatcagtgtggatgacggatcaccacctcaagctgaacctcggcaagacggagctgctcttcctcccggggaaggactgcccattccatgatctcgccatcacggttgacaactccattgtgtcctcctcccagagcgctaagaaccttggcgtgatcctggacaacaccctgtcgttctcaactaacatcaaggcggtggcccgttcctgtaggttcatgctctacaacatccgcagagtacgaccctgcctcacacaggaagcggcgcaggtcctaatccaggcacttgtcatctcccgtctggattactgcaactcgctgttggctgggctccctgcctgtgccattaaacccctacaactcatccagaacgccgcagcccgtctggtgttcaaccttcccaagttctctcacgtcaccccgctcctccgctctctccactggcttccagttgaagctcgcatccgctacaagaccatggtgcttgcctacagagctgtgaggggaacggcacctcagtacctccaggctctgatcaggccctacacccaaacaagggcactgcgttcatccacctctggcctgctcgcctccctaccactgaggaagtacagttcccgctcagcccagtcaaaactgttcgctgctctggccccccaatggtggaacaaactccctcacgacgccaggacagcggagtcaaccaccaccttccggagacacctgaaaccccacctctttaaggaatacctaggataggataagtaatccttctcaccccccgccccccctaaaagatttagatgcactattgtaaagtggctgttccactggatgtcataaggtgaatgcaccaatttctaagtcgctctggataagagcgtctgctaaatgacttaaatgtaaatgtaaatgtaaaaagctTGAAAATGTGTGTTATTGTGAGGAAAATGCTAAAAGATGTCCCAGTATATGTATTTAGTAAAATATTaccagagcgtctgctaaataactaaaatgtaaatgtttattttacctttatttaaataggcaagtcagttaagaacaaattattatcttcaatgacggcctaggaacggtgggttaactgcctattcaggggcagaacgacagatttgtaccttgtcagctcaggggtttgaacttgcaacctcaaAATGAacgtggacctccacaagtctggttcatccttgggagcaatttccaaacacctgaatgtaccacattcatctgtataaacaacagtaagcaagtataaacaccatgggaccacgcagccgtcataccgctcaggaaggagacgcgttctgtctcctagagatgaacgtactttggtgcgaaagtgcaactcaatcccagaacaaaagcaaaaGGACCCTGTGaacatgctggaggaaacagctacaaaagtatctatatccacagtaaaacaagccctatatcgacataacctgaaaggccactcagcaaggaagaagccactgctccaaaaccaccataaaaaaagccaggcAATGGTTTGCAActccacatggggacaaaaatcgtactttttggagaaatgtcctctggtcagatgaaacaaaaatagaactgtttggccataatgaccattgttatgtttggagggaaaggggagggggcTTCAAGCCGAAAGAACACcaacccaaccatgaagcacgggggtggcagcatcatgttgtgggggtgctttgctgcaggggggactggtgcacttctcaaaatagatggcatcatgagggggggaaattatgtgtatatattgaagcaacatctcaagacatcagtcaggaagttaaagcttggtcgcaaatgggtcttccaaatcaacaatgaccccaagcatatttccaaagttgtggcaaaatggcttaaggacaacaaagtcaaggtattggagtgtccatcacaagcaaggaggcctacaaacctgactcagttacaccacctctgtcaggaggaatgggccaaaattcacccaacttattgtgggaagcatgtgtaaggctacctgaaacatttgacataagttaaacaatttaaaaggcaatgctaccaaatactcattaagtgtatgtaaacttctgacccactgggaatgcgatgaaagaaataaaagctgaaataaatccttctctctactgttattctaacatttcacattcttaaaataaagtggtgatcctaactgacataaaacagggaatttttactaggattaaatgtcaggaattgtgaaaaactttaaATGTATTagccaaagtgtatgtaaactgtagTACAAAACTTATTTTTGTATTTACCAAATAAGTCATTTTCgacaatcatttaaaaaaaataatacaaaaacgcCATTTATTACCCTATAGGCTCTCGAACGAACCATGGCAGAGTTAGTGCCTGCTGTCCTGGGATTGGCTCCGGCTCCCTGGGTTGGTCCCAGCCCTCTCTGGGTGAGTTTAGTAACATCCCCTGGTGGCCACGGACAGGGGGCGGGCCCTCTCTCTGGCAGTCAGCCCCGCCTCCCTGGTTTGTCCCATCCCTCTGTGGCTGTCTCCCCCCTCTTTTCCTGGTGAAGAGAGCAGGGTGGATGTAGTGGCGCTGCATGGGTGTTGAGGTGTACCCCCCTCTCCGGGGGACACCCCCACCCTCTCTGGGGCGTCCCCATCCCTCTCTGGCCCTCTGAAGGGAGCTAGCTGgatgtactggtgccccctggtGGCAGTGGGTGGTGAGGTAGGCACCCCTCTACGGGGGTCTGGCCCCCCTCTCTGGGAGTCCAGGTCGAGGAGGCTTCGAAACAGCATCGTCGTCGTTCGCCGTCCCcccgtccctcctcctccttccttctttcactgtaaggtctacctgttgtattcgacgcatgcGATTTGATCTTATTTTCGTGGCCAGATTTAGGGGCAGATTTGTTTTGCCTCTTGCTCTCTGCACTCACGCATGTGCATCCGAATTTTACGTCATCTAGATTCTAAAAAGCTTCTGAAAGCGACGTGGCTCCTCTTCGCTACGTCGCTGCCTCATCTATTTATTCTCACAGATATTCGTTTGGACGCGTTGATATAGTAACATAGCTCGGGTAAGAAACTACATTTGAAAGAATTATTCTAGTTTAGTGGCCAAACTGTTATAATGGTATATACCTACGTCTTCTTTCATTGTGGCGCCTGACTACAGTAGTTGGCTGGATGTGTTTTGCTGGTAAATAACCAAACAATCTTGAGGCGTTCAGTGCAACGTTGAAAGTAGAAAGCAATGTCTGTCTTGATTGCTCAACCTAGTGTTTCGTTGTGAAATCTTCTTAGTCTATGGTTGCCATCGACACCAGTTAACTACCtaatgtagctaactagctagttaacgttagctacagTATCAGGTTTATTCGTGCACCCACACAGAAAATGGACCAAAAACTCAGCTAACACATTATAAGCCAGGCCTAAATGTTTAAGAATTTATGGACAGACCCGTAACTGAACACTTTATTATACATAGGAAATTGTGAGGGATGAAGAGACGTGTAGCTAGTGACACTTTGATGGACCAAGCTAACTAACCCTTGTCTGTCGGACTTGTTCGCTCCCCAGACGAACCATCATGGACCAGGTTATGCAGTTCGTTGAGCCCAGTCGGCAGTTCGTCAAGGACTCCATAAGGCTCGTTAAGAGGTGCACCAAACCAGACAGGAAAGGTTTGGTTATCAGTCACCCAGCTTTTCCTTTATATGTCAGTGGTTTACTTATACACTTGAATAAGTAAACCACTGACATCCTGTTTTAGGATCTTATCTTCTGTCAGTTCACTGTCTGCTGAGTGAAGTTACTCTCAAAAGCATAAAATCATTGCACAGGTGATTGTCAAAATGGTTACTTGGGTAGCAAGTTAACTGACTGCAATGTTGCATAGCTGAGCAACTACAGAGCCGATGGATAGCACTGATGATGAATCACCGATTGAATCTTCAGTGTTGACTTTATATGACCACAATCACAGCTTCAGATATAATCTCTTTTAGCATGACATTTGGTGAATGGAGCAGAGGCCTGTTTCTATTTTCAAACCATtgatgtaaaacacaacaacacattgaTCAAGAAGACTGTTGTGAAGCTCTGTCTGGTTTTTCTGCTGTTGTCTGTGAAAGATTCTAATTGCGCaaattaaaagtacgtatctcagagcatcgtagcaccattaggtgtaaaaactttacttacccagttgcggcccacttcttggaggcaggccactcgatttcgtctctgcgttatattggcatcgaacatgtcaccctccctaggagagggggtgaccttgataatttattgttaaaacgagaggctgtctggatctttaatttaaagacccgtgcgcccttcggtctcaacgtagactttgatctgaagccattcttgtgattattgtgactttgccattgtaattgtgtgTAAACTTGTATagtcaaattaatctatgatcgtatgctatccatttgtttgtatgctgttctttgtatgacattttaatatttgattattaaccaatgatattaggccattcctggccatgattacagacacctgtgtcttttgacactatataaacgagtcatcccgcagtgtttgtgattataccctgatgaagacagcttggctgtcgaaacgttggttttacatttttgcatctgagcttcAAGAGTGTGCGGCTCTTTTATTTTAAAGATTCTAATTGTACCATCTCTTCTGATCATTTCTAGAATTCCAGAAGATCGCCATGGCAACAGCGATTGGGTTTGCCATCATGGGCTTCATTGGGTTCTTTGTCAAGCTCATCCACATCCCCATCAACAACATCATTGTGTAAGTAGGACCACACCTTCAACATAGGACTGGACTGCATGACACACACCAGGAGACAGACAGTAGTCAGTACTTTATTATGTACATTATTGGGAGAAAACACCATTTAAGTCCATTTGGCTTTGTAGGTTATTGTTGAAATTGGGTGATTTAGCTGAGGTGCACTAGTGTTACCAATCTACAAGCATCCAAAATGTGtaatgtaatcaaggtatgatgtGCATAGATGCATGTAGTAAGGCCTTGAATGACAGGTCTGCATTAATATCCAACATACTGCTGTTTTCCAGCACTTGGATTTGATTGAATGCATTACACATGCTCTATTTCAAATCAGAAGGAATAGTGGGGGACTGTAGACTTTTGGGTGAGAAACTTAGTTAGCCTCTGTGGCCctgttcatctgttgttcttcTCTCTCAGGGGCGGCTGAACCTCTGGAGGTGTGATACAACGACAGAACTACAATACCCAGTGACCTGAGACAGTGGGGAAACATGGAATAGTGGTGGGGGGGATGAAGGGATGtgatttttgtttttacattgtgTGCATTGTTTATTTGGCTGTGTTAATAAATTGAAGAAAAAGCTGCGCGTGACGATGATTTATGTATGAGCTGTATATTGTGTgtacatcacaggaggctgctgaggggaggatggctcataatgtctggaatggactggtattaaacacatggaaacaatgtttcatgtgtttgataccattacTATGAGTCCATCCTCCCCGATTTAAGGTGCTGGGTTCCAAACTGTAGACTTGCACCCTACAATCCACCATTGAGAGTATGTGCTGGCAGAGGGTGGAGCACCCTGGTCAATTATGTAATTTCTTATCACTGCAGATGCCCATTCACCAGAGCAATGGCTGGTCTGTAGTCACGGTTACAGGCTTCCTCTGGTtttcctggctgactggctcaTAGGTGTTGAACGTGCTCACCAGCCTCCCGAACTGCAGAACCTGGTTGTCTATAATCTGTGGCCAGAGAGTgttcacacacacaaagactAGCATTGTGTTTGACCGCTGCATAAGAGAACTGGGAACTGGTATGCCTCAAAGCCAACCCTCTGGACAGGAGAGACTTCCACCATAGAGCTAGCTGCATTAAGTTGCAGATTTTCAGGTTCTCTTCATGTGTCCATTGGTATTAATACAATCATATTCTTCACTACATAAGTGTAGACTTCATTCATTACAATGGAAAGATGACGGGGGGAGGACTATAGCTAGGGTGATATCGGTCTTGGAGGTTACTGAAGACGTCATTAGATGAGGTGGTCCTGAGACTAGGTCGACAGGGACCTCGTTTGGCAAAATCAGGTATTGCCAGATGTTGTTTCTCCTTCCATCAGAACTCAATGAATGTACAACTTATTGTCATGTCGTCTATTTAATATGAAGCATATGTTTAGCATCTTTGTGCACCTCAAGGGTTGATATAGAAATGGGTTATACATGGACTGCCTGGATTATGCCATTGTGTAACATTGTCTTGTGATTTCAATAACCACACCTCACATTCCGTTGGGGACAAAGTTATTCTACCTCATAACCCCATTCTACTGGCAGACAGGCTGAAACCGCATCCGATTCTACATCAACACTAACATCTCAGAATGACTTTGTTTGAAAAGTCGACTGGGACAGAACAAAACATGTAGAATATTAAATTAGGTTATTGAAtgtgtatataaaaaaaatagtCCACCATAATCACGTTTCCTGGATGGTACTAAACAACGGGAACAAATCAAATGTCAGGCAGCTGAATGCACCTCAGCCTGACAAACACCATCCTGCTTCAAAAAACAGAACATCCATGGTGTCacactgtgtttgtgtgcatgttgtAAACATCCACGATGTCACACTGTTTGTGTGCATGTTGTAAACATCCACGATGTCACACTGTTTGTGTGCATGTTGTAAACATCCACGATGTTACACTGTTTGTGTGCATGTTGTAAACATCCACGATGTCACACTGTTTGTGTGCATGTTGTAAACATCCACGATGTTACACTGTTTGTGTGTGGTTGTTGTAAACATCCATGGTGTTACACTGTTTGTGTGCATGGTGTAAACATCCATGGTGTTacactgtgtttgtgtgcatggtgTAAACATCCATGGTGTTacactgtgtttgtgtgcatggtgTAAACATCCACGATGTCACACTGTTTGTGTGTGGTTGTTGTAAACATCCATGGTGTTacactgtgtttgtgtgcatggtgTAAACATCCATGGTGTTacactgtgtttgtgtgcatggtgTAAACATCCATGATGTCACACTGTTTGTGTGTGGTTGTTGTAAACATCCATGGTGTTacactgtgtttgtgtgcatggtgTAAACATCCATGGTGTTacactgtgtttgtgtgcatggtgTAAACATCCATGGTGTTacactgtgtttgtgtgcatgttgtAAACATCCATGGTGTTACACTGTTTGTGTGTGGTTGTTGTAAACATCCATGGTGTTACactgtgtttgtgtacatggtGTAAACATCCATGGTGTTacactgtgtttgtgtgcatgttgtAAACATCCATGGTGTTACACTGTTTGTGTGCATGTTGTAAACATCCATGATGTCACACTGTTTGTGTGCATGGTGTAAACATCCATGGTGTTACACTGTGTT
This window of the Oncorhynchus keta strain PuntledgeMale-10-30-2019 chromosome 4, Oket_V2, whole genome shotgun sequence genome carries:
- the LOC118369722 gene encoding protein transport protein Sec61 subunit gamma, encoding MDQVMQFVEPSRQFVKDSIRLVKRCTKPDRKEFQKIAMATAIGFAIMGFIGFFVKLIHIPINNIIVGG